In Mangifera indica cultivar Alphonso chromosome 1, CATAS_Mindica_2.1, whole genome shotgun sequence, a single genomic region encodes these proteins:
- the LOC123211380 gene encoding putative clathrin assembly protein At4g40080 produces the protein MAPLTHLIAVLKDKVSQSRAAMLSHPRNLSLHLAVLRVTTHDPSSPPNQKHLTSLLDFGHSSRATASAVIEILMDRLQTTRDASVAVKCLFAVHHIIKFGSFILQDQLSVYPSAGGRNYLKLSNFRDNTTPFTWELSSWVRWYALYLEYLLSTSRILGFFLGSISEKDINNEDKVSALLNKDLLKEIDSLVGLLEEISERPDLSVLHGNRLAELVMGLVGEDYLSAINEVSIRVSEFRERLSSLSLGDSVELVCAMKRLENCKESLEGMSNKKGAMIETFWGIVSQLKDEVGKEQMYKDERSVIASLERRDKVSESARFGDRVMKHSSRSVRFSSGRFEFSGVPVF, from the coding sequence atgGCACCTCTAACGCATCTAATTGCTGTCCTCAAAGACAAGGTCTCTCAAAGCAGAGCTGCTATGCTCTCCCACCCTAGAAATCTATCTCTTCACCTTGCTGTTTTACGCGTCACAACTCACGATCCATCCTCACCTCCCAATCAAAAACACTTGACATCCCTTCTAGATTTCGGCCACAGCTCACGCGCCACCGCTTCCGCCGTCATCGAGATCCTCATGGACCGTCTTCAGACCACTCGCGACGCGTCTGTGGCGGTCAAGTGTCTCTTCGCCGTTCATCACATCATCAAATTTGGAAGTTTTATTCTGCAAGATCAGCTCTCTGTTTACCCTTCCGCGGGCGGCAGAAACTACCTTAAACTATCGAATTTTAGAGACAATACTACCCCTTTTACGTGGGAACTCTCTTCATGGGTACGATGGTACGCTCTTTATCTTGAATATCTTTTGTCCACTTCCAGGATTCTCGGTTTCTTTCTCGGTTCAATTTCAGAGaaagatattaataatgaaGATAAAGTTTCGGCTCTTCTGAACAAAGATTTGCTTAAAGAGATTGATTCGTTGGTGGGTTTGCTAGAAGAGATAAGTGAAAGGCCAGATTTGTCGGTCCTGCATGGAAACAGATTGGCTGAACTAGTTATGGGACTAGTGGGTGAGGATTATTTGTCGGCAATAAACGAGGTTTCGATCCGAGTCAGTGAGTTTCGGGAGAGGCTGAGTTCATTGAGTTTAGGTGACTCGGTTGAATTGGTGTGTGCTATGAAGAGATTAGAGAATTGTAAAGAGAGTTTAGAGGGGATGTCGAATAAAAAAGGGGCGATGATTGAAACTTTCTGGGGGATAGTGAGTCAACTCAAGGATGAGGTGGGGAAGGAGCAGATGTATAAAGATGAGAGATCAGTGATTGCGAGTTTGGAAAGAAGAGATAAAGTAAGTGAGTCAGCTCGGTTTGGGGACCGAGTTATGAAGCATAGTAGCCGGTCAGTTCGATTTTCATCAGGAAGATTTGAATTCAGTGGAGTTCCCGTTTTTTAG